CGAGACGCCGGCTTTTGTCCGCATCCCGGTGGTGGGGATAGACGAAGAGGTAAGGGAGGGCAGCGACGACGAGGATGAGATGTACACCATCCTCTCCATGGGACCCATCCACCTCACCCATACCGGGTTCCCGGGCTGGCCGGGCAACTGCGTCATCTCGGGCCACCGCACCACCAAGACCAGGCCCTTCAACCGCCTGGATGAGCTCGTGGCGGGAGATGCCATATTCATACAGAACCCGCGCGGCATCTACGAGTATCGCGTGACCGAGCTGCGCTACATCGACCCCAGCGAGAACGTCACCATCCAGACCGAGGAGCCCATCCTCACCCTCACCACCTGCGCCCCCGAGGGCGACGCGACCTTGCGCCTGGTGGTGCGGGCATCCCTAGCCGGTTTCACCCCCGTCGAGGAGATGGAGGTGGGACCGTAGCCCTCAAGTGGCCTTGATCTCGAGCTCGAGCAGCTGGGGCTCGGGGCAGCGGTAGCTGATGTCGGCCTCAAGCCCCTCCACGTACTCGAAAAGCCCCGCTATGCGACCCACCAGCCTGGGGACATAGAGGGGGTTCTCGATGGTCATCTCCAGGTAGCCCTCGCCGCAGTTGAAGCTCCGGACGTTTCCGAACCCCCCGGCGTGCAGGTATCTGGCCGCGGCGCGGTAAGCGCCGTTACGGGTGCGTATGGGGACCCCCCGGAAGTCGCGCAAGTGATAATCCTTGGTTACCTGGATGATGAGGGGCTCCAGGTCTCTGCCGGTCTTTCTCTCCAGGTCCCTTACCACCCCCAAGAGGATATGCGTGGTTGAGAAGACGAACCTGCGGTTGTTGTCACGCCTGCATATCATCCCCTCGTCCTCCCGCCACTCCAGCTCCGTCAGCGCGCGGGGGAGCCCGCAGGATGAACACCCCTCTCTGCGATCGCCATGAGGCGGGATCAGCCTGCCCGCCAGGGAGAGTTCCCTCTTGGCCTCCCTGATCGACCTCATTGCCTCCACGTCCACCTCCGCCCAGTGCTTCTTCTCCGGTTGGAGCAATATGGAGATGATGTAGTCGTCGCCCTCCTTCCTCCACGCCAGCTCCGAGCCCATGCCCTCCACGAACTCGAGCAAACCCTTGGTGCCCCAGGCGATGGAGATGATGTCGAAAGGATGCCTGACCCTGAAGACCATGAGCTTGCCGCGCCGGTATTCCTCGAGTTGCATGTGGCCGAAGCCGAACAGGGCCAGCTCTCCGACGATGCTTTTAAAGGCGAGGCGCATGGGCAGAAGGCCGATGACAAACTTACGCCATCCGTACAGGATGTTGTCCTCGATGTAGTCCCGCGTCGCCGCCTGCTGGCCCCGGAGCATAGCCTCCGAGATGTTGACGCCCAGGAGCTGCTCTAGCTCCGACCAAAGGCGGGTGTAGTAGTCGGCCTCAAAGAGCACCATGCGCATGGTGGGATCGTTCCGCGCCAGGATCACCCCGTTGCCCGGCCAGTCGTAGTTCCTGCTCAAGCGGAGCGGGAGGCCGCATTCGCCGCACCGTTTCAAGGCCATCGCTCCCAATCGCCTCCCGTAACCCCACCTTTTCGAGATCGCGGCGCCCTCGTCCGCACCCGCACCCGCCCAGCCGGCCGGACAGCGCTCACCCCCGGCTGTGAAAGCCGGCCGGACAGGGCGGACCGCTGCCGGATCACTGAGATGTCTGCGGCGCGGTCAAAGCCTGTATCTGCTTGACCAGCTGGCCTACCTGTTCCATCCTGTCCGCGTAGGTCTTCAAGTCCCCGTTGCGCAGGGCGGCCTGCCCCTCGTCGTAGAGCTGGCTGGCCTGCTGCGCGAGTTGCGCGACGTCGGACACCGGTTCTGGCTGCGGTTCCGGTTCCGGTTGCGGTTGCGGCTGCGGGGCGGTGCCGAACATGGCCTCGAGCGCCTCTTTCAGGGTGGGCCTCATCTCGACGCGGTCCCCGTAACCCACGAGCACCCGCTTGAGCTGTGGGATGGCGGGATTGGTGGCCTCGAGGTACAGCGGCTCGACGTAGAGCAGAGAGTCCTCTATGGGGATTACCAGGGTGTTCCCGCGCATGACCCGCGATCCCGCCTGGTTCCACAGGGATATCTGGGCCGATATCGCCGGGTTCTGGTCCACCAGGGACTCGAACTGCTGGGTGCCGAGCACCTGCTTTCCCGGCGGGAAAGTGAAGTTTATCAGTTTGCCGTAGTTGGGGGCGTCGCAGCGCGCCGCTACCCAGTCGACCATGTTGGGCTTCCCGCGCGGGTTGAAGGGGAGCATGAGCACCATCTCCTCCTTCTCCTCCCCGGGCAGCTTGAGGATGAGGTAGTAGGGGGTCACCGGCTGGTTCGAGGTGACGTCATAGGTCTCGGTGGAGACCTCCCATACGTCCTCCTTCTGGTAGAAGGCGTCCGGTTCGTTTATGTGGTAGGTCTTATACAGCTCCATCTGCGCCGCGAAGAGGTCCTCGGGGTAGCGCAGGTGCTTCATGAGGTCCTCGGGCATCTCCTCCATGGGGGTGAAGAGGTCGGGGAAGATCTTGCCGTAGGTGGCCGCGATGGGATCCTCCGGGTCGACCAGGTAATAGGTGAGGGTGCCGTCGTAGGCGTCGATGACCACCTTTACCGAGTTGCGGACGTAGTTAATCCTCTCGCCCTCCACCTCCAGGAACTCGGAGTAGGGGTAGAGGTCGCTGGTGGTGTAGGCGTCCAGCACCCATTTCTGCGTGCCGTCCTCCGTGATGACCAGGTAGGGGTCGCCGTCAAGGACGAGGAAAGGGGCGACCTCCAGCGCACGGTCCTTGATGTTGCGGCGGAACATCAGGCGCGACTCGCTGTTGATGTACCCGCTGAAGAAGAAGGTGATGTCCGCGTTGCGGATGGAGAAGGCGAGACGCTTCAGGAAGTTGGAGACGGGCACTCCCCCCTCTCCCTCGTAATATGGCTCCACCAGCTGGTTGGTGCTCTCGAGGGGGTAGTCTACCTCCTCGGCCCCGGTGCGCACCACCACGTAGTCCTGGGTCATCTCCCCGTAATAGATCTCCGGGCGCTCGATCTCAACTCCCAGGTCCTCCACGGACGCCGGCGGGATATTGCTGATGACCAGGTTCGGGTCGCCCTCCGAGGTCAGCTCGTTGGAGGGGGCCATGACCATGCCGTAGCCGTGGGTGAAGGAGAGGTGCGTGTTCTGCCAGGTCTGGGCGTCCTCGCGCAGCTGATCTATGACCAGCTCGCGCCCTGCCACCATCATCTGGGTATAGGTGTCGTCGAAGACGGTATAGCGGTCCACGTCGACGTCGTTGAAGTCATAGAGCTGTCGCAGCTCCTGTCGCTGTCTGTATACCTGCACGATCTGGCGGGGGTCCCACAGCCGCACGTTGTCGATGGTGGTCGCATTGGCGACGATATCGTCGTAGGTGAGGTTGTTCTCGGCGGGGAATTCCTCCACCTGCATCACCGCCGCATCGCCCTCGTCCTGGATGCGGTAGGCGTCCTGGGTGTACTCGATATTGTACCCGATGTACTCCCTCTCCCGCGTCAGCTCCTTGGGCTTGACCACGTAGTTCTGGATGATCACCGGGTAGATGGTGCCGGCCAGCAGGGCGACGACCACGATGCCGGCGATGCCGGCCGCGGGGAGCTTCCACCCCTTGTAGCGGATATTGAGGATGAACAGCCCCGCGCATACGAAACAGGCTGCGATGAGTATCCAGTAGGCCGGGATCTGGGCATGCACGTCGGTGTAGGTGGCGCCGATGACCGGGCCCCGGTCGGAGTAGAGGAGCCCGAGCATGTCCAGGCGGAACCGCCAGGCCTGCACGAGCAGGACGATGGCCGCCAGCACCGACAGGTGCACCTTGACGTTGGTGGCGAAGCGCTTGCTCTTGTCGGCGCCGAAGTTGATGGCACCGTAGAGGAAGTGCACCCCGGCCGTGAGCAGCAGGACCACAACCAGGCTGGTGAAGAGCCAGTTGCTGAAGTAGCGTACGAACGGGTATTCGAAGAGGTAGTACCCGATATCCTTGCCGAAGATGGGGTCGACCTTGCCGAAGGCGGTATGGTTGAAGAACCTCAGCACGCTCTCCCACTGCGCGGCCGAGGCCCAGCCGACTACGAGCGAGACGAAGACCGAGCCGACCAGCAGGCCGCGGCCCAGCCATTTCCCCGCTTTCTCCCGGAAGTTAGCGAGTGTCTCCTCCACCTGGTTGAGGTCGCCCGACGGCCTCTCGTAGCGCGGCGTGAAGCGGCGCGCCAGCCATATATTGCCGTAGAGGATGACGAAGAAGAGCAGCCCGAAGGCGAAGAAGAGCCATATCTGGGTGACGATCCGCTTCCAGAAGATGGAAGTGTACCCCACCTCGTCGTACCACAACAGGTCGGTGTAGAATGTGGCCAGCCAGGAGGCGCTGAGCACGAGGATGACCAGCACGATTATGATGATGCCCACGATCCATTTGGTGCGGGGCTTGATCTTCCCCCACTTCTCCTTGAACCCCTCCCCCGAACTCTTCCCTTTTTTACGGCGGAAGATGGAGGGCAGCTCGCCCCCTTCTCCTCCGCCCTTGAACAACGAGTCCCACGGGAACTTGTCCTCTGGCACGTTCTCATCCTCCTTGAGCCTCGGCCGGGACGGCGGCTACGGCTGCCGCACTCCCCGTGCGGCCGTCTCTCCACTCGACCCGGTCCTGTGCCTTTTTTCTTCCTACTATCAAATCAGACGCGAGCGCCGCTTGAAAACCCCTATTATTAAGAGAGGTGATCGAGACGCCAGCGGGCCGTGGGCTCAGCCCATCCCCGCCCGTCGCTTGTAGGCCTCCACTATCGCCGGGAGGACCTCCCCCGCCAGTCCCAGGCAGACCAGGTCCGCCTGGCTGTCGCTGTAGGTGGAGATGGTGTTGACGAAGACCAGCCGGCCCTTCCTGCGCTTGGTGTAGTCGGGCAGGGCGGCGGCGGGATAGACCTCCAGCGAGCAGCCGACCACCAGCATGAGGTCGGAAGTGGAGGCCAGTTCCGCGGCGCGCGAGAGCACCTTTGAGTCGAGCGGCTCCCCGAAGAAGACCACGTCGGGCTTGATGGCGGTATGGTCCTCCGGGCAGCAGGCGACCTCGTCACCGCCACAGCTCAACTCCTTCATCTCCTCCAGCGAGAAGACGCACTGGCACTTCGTGCAGTGTCCGGTGCGGTGGGTGCCGTGGAGCTCGAGGACGTCGCTGGAACCGGCCCTCTGGTGGAGGTGGTCGATGTTCTGGGTGATCACCGCCCGCAGTTTGCCCAGGCGCTCCAGCTCGGCCAGGGCCGCGTGGGCGGGATTGGGTGCGGCGTTCTCCAGCAGGGGATTGAGTTCCTTGGCCATCTCCCAGAAGCGCTCCGGGTGGTTGATGAAGGACTCGTAGGTGCCGTAGAGCATGGGGTCGTACTTGGTCCACAGGCCTCCGGGCGAGCGGAAATCCGGTATGCCCGATTCCACGGAGATGCCGGCGCCGGTCAGCGCCACCACCTGGAGCGATTCCAGGATCATCTGCGCGGCACGTTCGATACAGGCCTCATCCACCTCGATCTCTCCCTGCCGAAAAGCCTCAAGCGCGCGGTTTCCGCCTCGCTCGCACCAAGAGATTATAGCATGTCGGGCGGAGCGGCTGATCGGGTCAGGGCAGGGTGCCCCTGGCGTTATGGCCACCGTCCCAGACACCCATGTAGGAGAAGTACATGGAACGTTCCGCCACGATGCCCTGCTCGGACTCCACCCATATGGCCACGTCCTTGTCCGGGCCCACCATCTCGTTGACGCTGATGGAGAAACGCTGGCCCGGGGCCATGAGCACGTCCTGCGTCTGTGAACTCGCGTCCCCGAAGACGTACTTGATATTTACCCTCGTCTCCACTTCTCCGGGGTTGAAGAGGCAGAGCCACTCCGCGAAGCCCGAGCGGGTGGTACCCTCCGCGAAGAACCAGTAAACGGAGGGGTCCGGCGTCCCCAGGGAGAGGTGTCCACCGTCCCACCCGGTGGCGTACTGGAAGTACATGGGGCGCTCGGCGACGATGGGCTGGTCGGAATCGACGCGGACGGCCACGTCCTTTCCCGGGCCCACCACGGAGTTGACCAGGATGGTCTGGCGCCTCTCGGCAGCTATGGTTACCTGCTGCTCTATCTCCTGGCCGCCGACGAGATAGTAGGTGACCTCGACCGTCGCGTCCTCCTCCCCCGGGTTGGCCAGGCAGAGATACTCGTCGAAGCCCGCCTGTGTGGTGCCCTCGGCAAAGTACCAAGTGGTAAGGGGGGCGGGGGCCCCGGGGGTGATGTGGCCGTCGTCCCACTCGCCGCGGTAGGCGAAGTACATGGGGCGCTCGGCCACGATGGGCTGGTCGGAATCGACGCGGACGGCCACGTCCCGCCCCGCCCCCACGGTGTCGTTGACGTTCACCGTGTACCTTTTCCAGGCCGGGACGGTATAGGGGATGGTCTCCGCCTCGCCGTCGGGAAAGATGTAGGTGACCTGCGCCGTGGCGTCCTGCGCGCCGGGATTGGCCAGGCACAGCCATTCGTCGAAGCCGGGCCGGGTGGTGCCTTCCGCGAAATACCAGGTGTTGCTGGCCGCGAGGGCCGGCTCGCCGCAGTGGCCGCCCGTCCACGCGTTGTTGTAACGGAAGTACATGGGTCGCTCGGCGTATAGCCGCTCCGTGCCCGTCACCACCATGGAGACGTCTCGGTCCGAGCCTATCTCAGAGTTGACGTAGATGTTCATGCGGGAATGCGCGGGGATGTTGTAGTAGCGGATGCGGTTGGCCCCGTCGGCCACCAGGTAGGTCACCGTGGCCGTGTACTGCACGTCGTAGGGGTTATAGAGGGTCAGCCATTCCTCGAAGCCAGCGCGGGTGGTGCCCTCGGCGAAATAGCACGGGATGGCCGCCGGCTGCTCGTAGACGGTGAAGTCGTAGGGCTCGCTGGAACCGAGCAGGGTGGTGACGACCACGGGCCCCGAGGTCGCCCCCTCGGGCACGATGACCACGATGTAGGTGTCGGTCCAGATGATGGCCTGGCCCGCATCGACGCCGTTGAAGGTGACGGTGCTGATGAGCGGGAGCTGCAGCAGGCCGAATTCCGAGCCCGAGATGGCCACGGGCATGCCCACCCAGGACGCGGAGGGGAATATGCTGTCTATCACCGGCACCTGCGCTACCTGCTGGGCCTGCGCGAGAGGGGCCATGGTCAGCATCAACGCGGCTATCAGGATGATGGCGGGGATGGCTCTCGTCCAACGCATCTTAACCTCCACACTCGTCCTTCGGTCATCCCGTGTAATATATCACGAAACGCGCCACTCAATCTCGCTTGTTCAGGTAAAGCAAACCCTTCAGCCTGGCGATTCATTTAGCATCGGCCAGTCTCGCGAAAAACGGATGCAAAGGGAAGAAGGGGGGGATTGGAGTTGATCGAGGTCAAAGGAAAGTTCATTACCCTTGCCGGGAGTCTTATGAGCCTTTATCCACAACAGCGGGAACGGGCGGATGCCGTGCTCTTCAGCCGTACCGGAAAGCACTGGAACGATCTCGACCCCGAGGGTTTCTACGATACCGTCATCTACAAGGCCTTCCTGGATGCCTATTGCGAGGGTTCCGTGACCGGTGAAAAGGCACTGGTCACGCTGGGCAGGAACTACTTCCCCACCATCAAGAAACTGGGAGGCCTTCCCGGCGACATCAAGGATGAACTGGAGCTGATGCTCTTTTCGACCCGCTCCTTCGCGGACGATCACCGCGGCCCGGGGATACGGCCCATCAAGGTGATCAAGGCGACGAGTGGGGAGGTCGTCCTCGACATCCCCGATTGCGGCTACGACTGCCGGCTCGGTGAGGGCGTCTATCTGGGCATCCTGAGCATGTACGGGATCGACAAGGGACTGGTCGTGCAGGAGAAATGCATAAAGAGGGGAAACCCCTCCTGCGAATTCCATATCTCCTGGTAAGTCGATACTCCAGACATAAACACGCTAAAAGGGCGGCCCCGCGGGGCCGCCCTTCGATTATGCGGTCTTGTTCAGCCGTTTACTCCGTTGCTCCGGGCGTGGTGAACGATTTCAGCACCCACATCCCTTGCGAGTTGTACCATACCTTGTCGCGCCTCACGGAGTAGTAGCCTGTGGCCTCCTCGTAAGTGGGGCCCAGTATGTTGGGCAGGCTCTTTACGCCGGCCACGACCCCTATGTCCTTGACAAACCAGTAATATTCGATCCTCCTCGCGTTGTTGGTCTGGGGAAGGGTATAGTCATACTTCATGAGCAAGGCGTCGTAGGTCTCCCCGGGCACTGTGATCTTGCCCTCGGCGATGATCTCAATGGATCCGAGAGGCAATAGATCACCACCTGATGAGGAGATCGCTTCCACTGTTCCCGTCCCCCCCACGCTCAGCGGGAATCTGATGTAGTCATATACCTGCATGTCCTTGTCGTACGGGCTCGTGTATTCCACGATTTCTTTCTTGCTGGTCGTCTGGCCGACAGGGAAGTATTCTACTGTGTATCCCCACGTACGCCATTCCTGCGCGGTGGCATCGTTGGTCATGTAGTAGATATAGGTCTCGCTGTGCCCTCCCGAGCCGGTGATCCTCTCCCTGACCGCGTAGGTGGCCTGGGGGAAACGTACGGCGTCCGGGGCCTCGTTGATACCGAGGACGTCTCTCTCTATCCTGAAGGGGGTGGTCATGTTGAAATACCACGGCCCGTTCAGATCGAAATAACAGGCGTTCATGTTGCTGGTCGCCTCGACGCTGCGGTAGAAGGTGCTGGCATAGTTCACAGGCACCCTGGGGTCCGTGGTCGAGTACAGGAACGCCGCATCCTTGTAACCAAGATATGCGGTGTCGTGATAGTCTCCATGTTCATCGTTCAGGTAGTCATTCACGTAATACACGGTCCTCGTGCCAACCTGGGGCTCCCAGTAGTCGATGACCAGGCCGTCCTGCTGGCTGGTCTGGCCCGTCTGCGCCGGCTGCTGGGTGGTCTCGGCCGGCTGCTCGGTCCCCGCCGGCTGCTCCGTGGGTTGCTCCTGCGCCCACACCGTCATGCCCAGGACCAGGAATACGCTTCCCGCCAGGAACAGGGTGCAGAGAACCGCTACCAGGCGCAGCCACCCCTTACCTATCCTTGCTTCATCCACTGATACCGCACCCCCTTCGTATCCCGCCCGGCCCCCTCCGGCCGTGACGGCGGCGTTCACAACTTGCGAATACCTCTCCAGCCATCTCGATGGCCGCTCCGGGACGGTATCTCCGTCCCGCGCGGTCGCTTTGCCGACATGTAATAATATGTTAATCCTCACCTGGGATTATGTCTATCTTCCATGTATTTATTCGGCTTTAAGCGGCCCAAGCTGTAGGATGATCCGGCCGCTCGCGGGAATGGCCATAAGGGATTCCGGGGTCATTGTACGATAATATATATAAGTCATAGCAAGGAGGCCCAATGCAGGGGAGGATCCTCTTTATCGACGACGAGCCCGAGATCCTCAAGGCGGTCAAGTTCTACCTCGAGGACGAGGACTTCGAGGTGCATATAGCCGAGGAGGGAAACCGGGCCATCGAGCTGGCGGAGGCCATCCAGCCCGACCTGATCATCCTCGACGTGATGATGCCGGTGATGGACGGCATCCAGGTCTGCCGCCTGCTGCGCTCCCGCACCCGCACCCGCTTGATCCCCATCATATTCCTCACCGCACGCGAGTCCGTGGAGGACAAGATCAAGGGGCTGGAGGCGGGGGGCGTCGATTACATCACCAAGCCGTTCAACAACCAGGAACTCATGGCCAGAGTCAAGGCCCACATCAGGAGCAGTCAGGAGGAGCTGTCATCCCATCCCGTCACCGGCTTGCCCGGGGCCCCCACCATCGAGAGGGAGGTCAACCGCCGCCTGCAGGAGGGCGAGATCTTCACCGCCGTCTTCGCGGGCATCGAGCATTTCAGGGCATACCGCGAGGCCTATGGGATAAGCCGGGGTGACCGGCTGCTGCTCTTCGTCTCCCGGCTCCTGGAGGAAGCGGTCACCGGTCCTTTGAAGGAGCGCGCTTTTCTGGGACAGCCTTCCTACGAGGAGTTCTTCTTCCTCTGCCCCAACGAGCAGGTGAGATCCCTGTGCGAGCTGGTCATAGAGCGCTTCGAGGAGGAGCGCCTGGAGCACTACCTGGAGCAGCACCGCCAGCTCGGGGAGCTGACCTACTACGACTACCGCGGCGATCTCATCCGCGCTCCCTTCGTGAACCTGGCCCTGGGCGGCGTGTGCAATGCCCGCCGTTTCGTGACGACCTATTCCGGCATCGCGGAATGGGGCGCCCAGGCGCTGTTGAAAGCACGCGCGCAGGGCACGTGCGCCAGCGTTTTCGAGGAGTGATCTTTTCTTGGCCGGTGAACTGATCCTGGTGGTGGACGACGAGCCGAATATCATCGAACTCGCCCGTCTCTACCTGGAGAAAGAGGGTTTCCGGGTGGCGGAAGCCGGCGGGGGCGAGGAGGCGTTGCGCCTCTTCGAGGAGATGAGCCCCGCCCTCATCGTCCTGGACATCATGA
This Actinomycetota bacterium DNA region includes the following protein-coding sequences:
- a CDS encoding class E sortase yields the protein MREHKGTVIAITLSVAILVVLAVLGPYLYDRLRRDSAAAGGGAAEAEEFKPLTHDELLGPPLSFETPAFVRIPVVGIDEEVREGSDDEDEMYTILSMGPIHLTHTGFPGWPGNCVISGHRTTKTRPFNRLDELVAGDAIFIQNPRGIYEYRVTELRYIDPSENVTIQTEEPILTLTTCAPEGDATLRLVVRASLAGFTPVEEMEVGP
- a CDS encoding UPF0182 family protein, producing MPEDKFPWDSLFKGGGEGGELPSIFRRKKGKSSGEGFKEKWGKIKPRTKWIVGIIIIVLVILVLSASWLATFYTDLLWYDEVGYTSIFWKRIVTQIWLFFAFGLLFFVILYGNIWLARRFTPRYERPSGDLNQVEETLANFREKAGKWLGRGLLVGSVFVSLVVGWASAAQWESVLRFFNHTAFGKVDPIFGKDIGYYLFEYPFVRYFSNWLFTSLVVVLLLTAGVHFLYGAINFGADKSKRFATNVKVHLSVLAAIVLLVQAWRFRLDMLGLLYSDRGPVIGATYTDVHAQIPAYWILIAACFVCAGLFILNIRYKGWKLPAAGIAGIVVVALLAGTIYPVIIQNYVVKPKELTREREYIGYNIEYTQDAYRIQDEGDAAVMQVEEFPAENNLTYDDIVANATTIDNVRLWDPRQIVQVYRQRQELRQLYDFNDVDVDRYTVFDDTYTQMMVAGRELVIDQLREDAQTWQNTHLSFTHGYGMVMAPSNELTSEGDPNLVISNIPPASVEDLGVEIERPEIYYGEMTQDYVVVRTGAEEVDYPLESTNQLVEPYYEGEGGVPVSNFLKRLAFSIRNADITFFFSGYINSESRLMFRRNIKDRALEVAPFLVLDGDPYLVITEDGTQKWVLDAYTTSDLYPYSEFLEVEGERINYVRNSVKVVIDAYDGTLTYYLVDPEDPIAATYGKIFPDLFTPMEEMPEDLMKHLRYPEDLFAAQMELYKTYHINEPDAFYQKEDVWEVSTETYDVTSNQPVTPYYLILKLPGEEKEEMVLMLPFNPRGKPNMVDWVAARCDAPNYGKLINFTFPPGKQVLGTQQFESLVDQNPAISAQISLWNQAGSRVMRGNTLVIPIEDSLLYVEPLYLEATNPAIPQLKRVLVGYGDRVEMRPTLKEALEAMFGTAPQPQPQPEPEPQPEPVSDVAQLAQQASQLYDEGQAALRNGDLKTYADRMEQVGQLVKQIQALTAPQTSQ
- a CDS encoding NAD-dependent deacylase, which codes for MDEACIERAAQMILESLQVVALTGAGISVESGIPDFRSPGGLWTKYDPMLYGTYESFINHPERFWEMAKELNPLLENAAPNPAHAALAELERLGKLRAVITQNIDHLHQRAGSSDVLELHGTHRTGHCTKCQCVFSLEEMKELSCGGDEVACCPEDHTAIKPDVVFFGEPLDSKVLSRAAELASTSDLMLVVGCSLEVYPAAALPDYTKRRKGRLVFVNTISTYSDSQADLVCLGLAGEVLPAIVEAYKRRAGMG
- a CDS encoding DUF5719 family protein; the encoded protein is MRWTRAIPAIILIAALMLTMAPLAQAQQVAQVPVIDSIFPSASWVGMPVAISGSEFGLLQLPLISTVTFNGVDAGQAIIWTDTYIVVIVPEGATSGPVVVTTLLGSSEPYDFTVYEQPAAIPCYFAEGTTRAGFEEWLTLYNPYDVQYTATVTYLVADGANRIRYYNIPAHSRMNIYVNSEIGSDRDVSMVVTGTERLYAERPMYFRYNNAWTGGHCGEPALAASNTWYFAEGTTRPGFDEWLCLANPGAQDATAQVTYIFPDGEAETIPYTVPAWKRYTVNVNDTVGAGRDVAVRVDSDQPIVAERPMYFAYRGEWDDGHITPGAPAPLTTWYFAEGTTQAGFDEYLCLANPGEEDATVEVTYYLVGGQEIEQQVTIAAERRQTILVNSVVGPGKDVAVRVDSDQPIVAERPMYFQYATGWDGGHLSLGTPDPSVYWFFAEGTTRSGFAEWLCLFNPGEVETRVNIKYVFGDASSQTQDVLMAPGQRFSISVNEMVGPDKDVAIWVESEQGIVAERSMYFSYMGVWDGGHNARGTLP
- a CDS encoding response regulator; its protein translation is MQGRILFIDDEPEILKAVKFYLEDEDFEVHIAEEGNRAIELAEAIQPDLIILDVMMPVMDGIQVCRLLRSRTRTRLIPIIFLTARESVEDKIKGLEAGGVDYITKPFNNQELMARVKAHIRSSQEELSSHPVTGLPGAPTIEREVNRRLQEGEIFTAVFAGIEHFRAYREAYGISRGDRLLLFVSRLLEEAVTGPLKERAFLGQPSYEEFFFLCPNEQVRSLCELVIERFEEERLEHYLEQHRQLGELTYYDYRGDLIRAPFVNLALGGVCNARRFVTTYSGIAEWGAQALLKARAQGTCASVFEE